Proteins encoded together in one Pseudomonadota bacterium window:
- the rpsA gene encoding 30S ribosomal protein S1: protein MASAANPTRDDFAAMLNESLGGEDGGFEGRVVKGTVTGIENDKAVIDVGLKSEGRVALREFAAPGQKAELKIGDEVEVYVDRVENADGEAMLSRDRARREAAWDKLENEFGEGKRVEGVIYGRVKGGFTVDLDGAVAFLPGSQVDIRPVRDVTPLMDIPQPFQILKMDRRRGNIVVSRRAVLEETRAEQRSGLIQNLTEGQVIEGVVKNITDYGAFVDLGGIDGLLHVTDMSYKRINHPSEVVNIGDTAKVQIIRINQETQRISLGMKQLESDPWEGAAAKYPVGAKLSGAVTNITEYGAFVELEPGIEGLVHVSEMSWTKKNVHPGKIVSTSQEVEVMVLEVDSDKRRISLGLKQAQSNPWEAFAEAHPVGSEVEGEVKNATEFGLFIGLDGDVDGMVHMSDIAWGISGEDALNLHRKGEQVKAIVLDIDPEKERISLGMKQLEKGAPAVGGAASSGLRKGQVVTVTVLEVRDGGLEVQAGEDGATGFIKRSDLGRDRDEQRPDRFQTGQKFDATVIGFDRSKKPNFSIKALQLAEEKQAVEQYGSSDSGASLGDILGEALKKKD, encoded by the coding sequence ATGGCCTCTGCGGCAAATCCAACACGCGATGATTTCGCGGCAATGCTTAACGAATCACTCGGTGGCGAAGATGGCGGCTTTGAAGGCCGCGTCGTCAAAGGCACCGTAACCGGCATCGAAAATGACAAGGCTGTCATCGATGTGGGTCTGAAATCCGAAGGCCGCGTGGCGCTGCGCGAATTCGCCGCGCCCGGCCAGAAAGCCGAATTGAAGATCGGTGACGAAGTCGAGGTCTATGTCGACCGCGTCGAAAATGCCGATGGCGAAGCGATGCTGTCGCGCGATCGCGCTCGCCGCGAAGCTGCATGGGACAAGCTGGAAAACGAATTTGGCGAAGGCAAGCGCGTTGAGGGTGTCATCTATGGCCGCGTCAAAGGCGGCTTCACCGTTGATCTTGATGGCGCTGTGGCGTTCCTGCCCGGCAGCCAGGTCGATATCCGCCCGGTGCGCGACGTTACCCCGTTGATGGATATCCCCCAGCCATTCCAGATCCTCAAAATGGACCGCCGCCGCGGCAACATTGTTGTCTCGCGCCGCGCCGTCCTTGAAGAGACGCGTGCCGAACAGCGTTCGGGCCTGATCCAGAACCTCACCGAAGGTCAGGTCATTGAGGGCGTGGTCAAGAACATCACCGATTATGGCGCATTCGTCGATCTGGGCGGCATTGACGGCCTGCTCCACGTCACCGATATGAGCTACAAGCGGATCAATCACCCCAGCGAAGTCGTCAATATCGGCGACACCGCCAAGGTGCAGATCATCCGCATCAACCAGGAAACCCAGCGTATCTCGCTCGGCATGAAGCAGCTGGAAAGCGATCCATGGGAAGGCGCTGCCGCCAAATATCCGGTCGGCGCGAAGCTCAGCGGCGCGGTTACCAACATCACCGAATATGGTGCCTTTGTCGAGCTGGAGCCGGGTATTGAAGGTCTGGTCCACGTTTCCGAGATGAGCTGGACCAAGAAGAATGTCCATCCGGGCAAGATCGTCTCGACCAGCCAGGAAGTCGAGGTCATGGTGCTCGAAGTCGACAGCGACAAGCGCCGAATTTCGCTTGGCCTGAAACAGGCGCAGAGCAACCCATGGGAAGCCTTTGCCGAGGCGCATCCGGTGGGCAGCGAAGTCGAGGGCGAAGTCAAGAACGCCACCGAATTCGGACTGTTCATCGGTCTCGATGGCGATGTCGACGGCATGGTGCACATGTCGGATATTGCCTGGGGCATTTCCGGCGAAGACGCGCTCAACCTGCACCGCAAGGGCGAGCAGGTAAAGGCGATCGTGCTCGATATCGATCCGGAGAAGGAGCGTATTTCGCTCGGCATGAAGCAGCTTGAAAAAGGTGCTCCGGCTGTTGGCGGCGCCGCTTCCAGCGGTCTGCGCAAAGGGCAGGTTGTTACCGTTACCGTTCTCGAGGTTCGCGACGGCGGTCTCGAGGTTCAGGCGGGTGAAGATGGCGCCACCGGCTTCATCAAGCGTTCGGATCTGGGCCGTGACCGTGACGAGCAGCGTCCCGATCGTTTCCAGACCGGCC
- a CDS encoding d(CMP) kinase, whose product MTVIAVDGPSASGKGTIAKALARHFGLPHLDTGLLYRAVGHNVALMGGNPDDPGDALAACAFPDAMLDDPVLRDERTGGLASRVSVHPEVREALFKRQQDFAQQPGGAILDGRDIGTVIAPDADAKLFVTASVDARTERRVAEMERSGEVPDADEIRANIERRDARDSSRAAAPLIPAIDAHLLDTSDMTIDAAVREAIAAVNSRIEGR is encoded by the coding sequence ATGACCGTTATCGCCGTTGATGGACCCAGCGCTTCGGGCAAGGGCACGATTGCCAAGGCATTGGCCAGGCATTTTGGCCTGCCGCATCTCGATACCGGGCTGCTCTACCGTGCTGTCGGGCATAATGTCGCGCTGATGGGTGGCAATCCTGATGATCCAGGTGATGCGTTGGCGGCGTGCGCTTTTCCCGATGCCATGCTCGATGATCCGGTGTTGCGTGATGAGCGTACCGGCGGGCTGGCGAGCCGGGTCTCCGTGCACCCTGAAGTGCGCGAAGCCCTGTTCAAACGCCAGCAGGATTTCGCGCAACAGCCCGGCGGTGCCATATTGGACGGGCGCGATATCGGCACGGTGATTGCGCCCGATGCCGATGCCAAGCTGTTTGTCACCGCCAGTGTCGATGCCCGTACCGAGCGTCGGGTCGCGGAAATGGAGCGCTCTGGTGAGGTTCCCGATGCGGATGAAATTCGTGCCAATATCGAGCGGCGCGATGCCCGTGACAGTTCCCGTGCCGCCGCGCCGCTGATCCCCGCGATCGACGCACACTTGCTAGATACCTCGGATATGACTATAGACGCCGCCGTTCGCGAGGCGATTGCTGCGGTGAACAGCAGGATAGAAGGCCGTTAA
- a CDS encoding proline iminopeptidase-family hydrolase: MVPVEGGRVYVRINGDLTSDAIPVIFLHGGPGGVHNGFAAMLGLANERPVIMYDQLDSGRSDQPNDPDNWRVERFVDTLETIRQTLNVDRWHIVGQSWGSAIALEYTARYPQHSVSTVLGGTFISTPHWITDANLLIADLPEEKLPVLEACESDNPPPAEQCRAVFTMLYSRYYQRVPSSEAARAYAVRIGGNGPNPIIYRGMWGPSEFSSTGILKTYDATHLLRKVDGKRILFLIGQYDSARIDTVQDFVRLAPGAELAVVPGGAHSFIRDRPLETEAILRGWLERNDKP; the protein is encoded by the coding sequence ATGGTCCCGGTCGAGGGCGGGCGTGTTTATGTCCGGATCAATGGCGATCTGACCTCTGATGCCATACCGGTGATCTTTCTCCATGGCGGTCCCGGTGGGGTGCATAACGGCTTTGCGGCGATGCTCGGCCTCGCCAATGAGCGTCCGGTCATCATGTATGACCAGCTCGACAGCGGCCGTTCCGACCAGCCCAATGATCCGGACAATTGGCGTGTCGAACGCTTTGTCGATACGCTGGAGACAATCCGACAGACGCTGAATGTCGATCGGTGGCACATTGTCGGCCAGAGTTGGGGTTCCGCCATAGCGCTGGAATATACCGCCCGTTATCCGCAGCACAGTGTGTCGACAGTATTGGGCGGCACCTTTATCTCGACGCCGCACTGGATCACCGATGCCAACTTGCTGATTGCGGATTTGCCAGAAGAAAAGCTGCCGGTACTGGAAGCCTGTGAAAGCGATAATCCACCGCCGGCGGAGCAATGCCGCGCAGTCTTTACCATGCTCTATTCGCGTTATTATCAGCGTGTTCCATCCAGTGAGGCGGCTCGCGCCTATGCGGTACGCATTGGCGGCAATGGCCCTAATCCGATCATCTATCGCGGCATGTGGGGGCCGAGCGAATTCAGCTCTACCGGCATACTCAAAACCTATGATGCCACCCATTTGCTGCGCAAAGTCGATGGCAAACGCATCTTGTTCCTGATCGGCCAATATGATTCCGCGCGTATCGATACGGTGCAGGACTTTGTGCGGCTGGCGCCCGGTGCCGAACTGGCGGTTGTTCCGGGGGGAGCGCACAGCTTTATCCGCGACCGACCGCTGGAAACCGAAGCGATATTGCGCGGCTGGCTGGAACGGAACGACAAACCATGA
- a CDS encoding DUF805 domain-containing protein, translating into MPINYYFYGEMFTFSNMLDFRGRATRRELGVLALSYMIVLLILGYLFPETAILQLLFGGYLLLALMVRRVHDADSAWWVLLTLFVPLIGYGIVLYLLLRSGSYGENSYGRDPRGRTDDYLY; encoded by the coding sequence ATGCCGATCAACTATTATTTTTACGGCGAAATGTTCACCTTTTCGAACATGCTCGACTTTCGCGGTCGTGCCACGCGCCGCGAGCTTGGTGTTTTGGCCCTGAGCTATATGATCGTCTTGCTCATCCTGGGATATCTGTTTCCCGAAACCGCAATATTGCAACTGCTTTTCGGTGGCTATCTCCTCCTCGCGCTGATGGTGCGAAGGGTGCATGACGCCGACAGCGCATGGTGGGTGCTTCTGACGCTGTTTGTTCCGCTTATCGGGTATGGCATTGTGCTTTACCTGCTGCTGCGTTCCGGATCCTATGGCGAGAACAGCTATGGCCGTGATCCTCGGGGGCGGACCGACGATTATCTCTATTGA
- the aroA gene encoding 3-phosphoshikimate 1-carboxyvinyltransferase — protein sequence MSHSSSDPMPWRFAPGKPLSGSLTVPGDKSISHRALILSALAVGKSRISGLLEGEDVLATAAALRAMGATIDRTGKGEWQVHGVGVGSLLQPNGALDMGNSGTSARLLMGLVASHPIAASIIGDASLSCRPMARVTAPLGQMGAQFTTSPGDTLPLIVQGICPAIPIRYRLPVASAQVKSAIMLAALNTPGITEIIEPVPTRDHSENMLRGAGADVRVECDDDGTRHIFVTGEAELKPQNIIVPGDPSSAAFFIVAALIVPGSDLVIRKVGMNPTRAGLITLLQQMGGDITEIDRHDVGGEPVADLRVCASALTGVEVDHGLVPSMIDEFPILFVAAAMANGMTRTSGLDELRVKESDRLAEMAHGLKALGVMVEENPDGLVIEGRDGAPFTPAAPVSIDRVLDHRIAMSFAIAGLMTTGGVTISDMAPVATSFPDFSALLLRVTGGQDASAGLTV from the coding sequence ATGTCGCACAGCTCTTCCGACCCGATGCCGTGGCGCTTTGCTCCGGGCAAGCCGCTAAGCGGCTCGCTGACGGTGCCGGGCGACAAGTCGATCTCGCACCGGGCGCTGATCCTGTCGGCGCTGGCGGTGGGGAAAAGCCGGATCAGCGGCCTGCTCGAGGGTGAGGATGTGCTGGCGACGGCTGCGGCGCTGCGGGCCATGGGCGCGACGATTGATCGTACCGGCAAAGGCGAATGGCAGGTCCATGGTGTTGGCGTGGGCAGTCTGCTGCAACCCAATGGCGCACTCGATATGGGCAATAGCGGTACCTCGGCGCGGCTGCTCATGGGGCTGGTGGCAAGCCATCCTATCGCCGCGAGCATTATTGGCGATGCCTCGCTGTCGTGCCGCCCGATGGCGCGGGTGACCGCACCGCTGGGGCAGATGGGCGCCCAGTTTACCACCAGTCCGGGCGATACCCTGCCGCTGATAGTGCAGGGCATCTGCCCCGCTATTCCAATCCGTTACCGGCTTCCGGTTGCCTCGGCTCAGGTTAAATCGGCGATCATGCTGGCGGCGCTCAATACCCCCGGCATCACAGAGATTATCGAACCGGTGCCGACGCGCGATCATAGCGAAAATATGCTACGAGGCGCAGGTGCGGATGTTCGCGTCGAGTGTGATGATGATGGCACGCGGCATATCTTCGTCACCGGCGAGGCGGAACTGAAACCGCAGAATATCATCGTACCCGGTGACCCATCCTCGGCGGCATTCTTTATCGTCGCGGCGCTGATCGTGCCAGGCAGTGATCTCGTCATCCGCAAGGTCGGCATGAATCCGACTCGCGCCGGACTTATCACCCTGTTGCAACAGATGGGCGGCGATATCACTGAAATTGACCGCCATGATGTCGGTGGTGAGCCTGTCGCCGATCTGCGGGTGTGCGCCAGCGCGCTCACTGGTGTCGAGGTCGATCATGGGCTGGTGCCGAGCATGATCGATGAATTCCCGATCCTGTTTGTCGCGGCCGCTATGGCAAACGGGATGACACGTACCAGCGGTCTCGACGAGTTGCGGGTCAAAGAATCCGACCGTCTTGCCGAGATGGCGCATGGGTTGAAGGCGCTGGGCGTCATGGTCGAAGAAAATCCGGACGGGCTGGTTATCGAGGGGCGCGACGGTGCGCCTTTCACACCCGCCGCGCCGGTATCGATCGACAGGGTGCTCGATCACCGGATCGCGATGAGCTTTGCCATAGCCGGGCTGATGACCACGGGCGGTGTGACCATCTCTGATATGGCGCCGGTGGCGACCAGCTTCCCCGATTTCAGCGCGCTGCTGCTGCGGGTGACCGGAGGCCAGGATGCCAGCGCGGGACTGACTGTATGA